Proteins found in one Melospiza melodia melodia isolate bMelMel2 chromosome 13, bMelMel2.pri, whole genome shotgun sequence genomic segment:
- the SNX20 gene encoding sorting nexin-20 has product MEQDSHCTAERELLEAVSRITTSSTTNPSDEEENEPKAEISCQVRKENPEKDDMQDSSATLSPNSSMTTKELQEYWRNEKRQCKQIKLLFEIPSTRIVEHHLSKYVMYKIIILQTGSFDSNKSVIERRYSDFEKLHRNLLEEFSEELEDVTFPKKTLTGNFTEEIINERKLAFKDYLRLLYAMKYIRRSKKFIDFLTRPELQEAYGCLRGGQYTKALEILLEVIGLQERLTRGNPVAIVPTLCAIVVCHKDLENPASAFEYGEKALSRLCVHTSHRYYMPLLETMIALAYELGKDFLSLQEKLEEWKTKKDPVRVFTLKELAVREYIR; this is encoded by the exons ATGGAGCAAGATTCACACTGCACAGCAGAAAGGGAACTGTTGGAAGCTGTAAGCAGAATTACCACATCTTCTACCACAAATCCATCTGATGAAGAAGAAAACGAACCCAAAGCTGAAATTTCATGTCAAGTGAGAAAAGAAAACCCGGAAAAAGATGACATGCAAG ATTCCAGTGCAACCCTAAGTCCCAACTCTTCGATGACCACTAAGGAGCTTCAGGAGTACTGGAGGAATGAAAAACGCCAGTGCAAACAAATCAAACTCCTTTTTGAAATCCCATCAACCAGAATTGTAGAGCACCACTTATCTAAATACGTG ATGTATAAAATCATCATTTTGCAAACAGGGAGTTTTGACAGCAACAAATCTGTAATTGAACGGCGTTATTCAGATTTTGAGAAACTGCACAGAAATCTGCTGGAAGAATTTAGTGAAGAACTGGAAGATGTAACCTTTCCCAAAAAAACTCTAACAGGAAACTTCACAGAAGAAATAATCAATGAAAGAAAATTAGCCTTCAAGGACTACCTGAGACTCCTCTATGCTATGAAATACATCAGAAGATCAAAAAAATTTATTGACTTTTTAACAAGGCCAGAGCTTCAGGAAGCATACGGTTGCCTGCGGGGTGGCCAGTACACCAAAGCTTTGGAAATCCTTTTAGAAGTCAttgggctgcaggaaaggctgacAAGAGGGAACCCTGTTGCAATTGTCCCTACCCTCTGTGCCATCGTGGTGTGCCACAAGGACCTGGAAAACCCAGCAAGCGCCTTTGAGTATGGAGAGAAAGCTCTGTCACGCCTCTGTGTGCACACCAGCCACAGGTATTACATGCCACTGTTAGAAACAATGATCGCTCTGGCATATGAACTTGGCAAGGATTTTCTGTCTTTGCAAGAAAAACTGGAAGAATGGAAGACAAAGAAAGATCCCGTACGGGTTTTTACCCTGAAGGAACTTGCAGTTCGGGAGTACATACGGTGA